In Pleurodeles waltl isolate 20211129_DDA unplaced genomic scaffold, aPleWal1.hap1.20221129 scaffold_58, whole genome shotgun sequence, one genomic interval encodes:
- the LOC138278787 gene encoding zinc finger protein 436-like yields the protein MLALQETESWEVDKHITDQETLTKKEESYTGRDNFSLSSLQKDEQQTHKALKLFYCTECVQSFSHLALLKEHRQTHAGEKPFRCSECGKRFTKLSHLERHYQTHTGEKPYHCNEGVKQFSQLSHLQRHQQTHTGEKLYHCSECGSSFSKSSRLRNHQQTHTGENKFKCNECAKCFSRLSDQQRHQQTHTGEKPYHCNECVKSFRWLSHLQRHQQRHTGEKPYDCYECGSSFSRYSTLRIHQRTHTGERPFKCNVCGKSFCQLSHLQRHQQTHTGEKPFKCSECVKSFSQLSNLQCHQRTHTEEKPYHCSECGLSFSRSTYLERHYQTHTGEKHTNAVNI from the coding sequence ATGTTGGCCCTTCAGGAAACAGAGTCATGGGAAGTGGACAAACATATCACCGACCAAGAGACACTAACCAAGAAAGAAGAATCATACACAGGCAGGGACAACTTTAGCTTGTCATCGCTACAAAAGGACGAACAGCAAACACACAAAGCCTTAAAACTATTCTATTGTACTGAATGTGTGCAAAGCTTTAGTCATTTAGCACTCCTAAAAGAGCACCGGCAAACACACGCAGGAGAAAAGCCATTCagatgcagtgaatgtgggaagcGCTTTACTAAGTTATCACACCTTGAGAGACATTAtcaaacacacactggggaaaaaccataccattgcaatgaagGTGTGAAGCAATTTAGTCAGTTAtcacacctccaaagacatcagcaaacacatacAGGAGAAAAactataccattgcagtgaatgtggaagtagttttagcaAATCTTCAAGATTAAGGAATCATCAGCAAACTCACACGGGAGAAAACAAATTCAAGTGCAATGAATGTGCGAAGTGCTTTAGTCGGTTATCAGATCaacaaagacatcagcaaacacacactggggaaaaaccatatcattgcaatgaatgtgtgaaaagttttagatggttatcacacctccaaagacatcagcaaagacacacaggggaaaaaccatatgaTTGCtatgaatgtggaagtagttttagtcgTTACTCAACACTGaggattcatcagcgaacacacacaggagaaagacCATTCAAGTGCAATGTATGTGGGAAGAGTTTTTGTCAATTATCACATCtacaaagacatcagcaaacacacactggggaaaaaccattcaagtgcagtgaatgtgtgaagagctttagtcagttatcaaacctacaatgtcatcagcgaacacacactgaggaaaaaccataccattgtagTGAATGTGGGCTGAGCTTTAGTCGGTCAACATATCTTGAGAGACATtatcaaacacacacaggggaaaaacataCAAATGCAGTGAATATTTGA